A single window of Blastocatellia bacterium DNA harbors:
- the rplQ gene encoding 50S ribosomal protein L17: protein MRHRVDHRKLRRTREHREALLRNLCTSLINEGRVVTTLAKAKELRRFAERAITLARQGTVAESPVTTLNCWRRAARYVMGGHSQVRFRAYKKQPVRTVERTAGVRALKKLFEELGPKYRDRAGGYTRIVKLGWRKGDGAPLALVELVTEEQKKS from the coding sequence ATGCGTCATCGGGTTGATCATCGGAAATTACGACGGACGCGAGAGCACCGGGAGGCGCTTCTGCGCAATTTGTGCACCTCGCTCATCAACGAAGGGCGCGTGGTCACCACGCTCGCCAAAGCCAAAGAGTTACGCCGATTCGCCGAACGCGCCATCACCCTCGCCCGACAGGGAACCGTGGCGGAGTCGCCCGTCACCACTTTGAATTGCTGGCGTCGCGCCGCCCGCTACGTCATGGGCGGACACTCGCAGGTTCGCTTCCGCGCCTACAAGAAGCAACCGGTGCGAACCGTGGAGCGAACAGCGGGCGTGCGGGCGCTCAAGAAGCTCTTCGAGGAGCTGGGACCGAAGTACCGCGACCGGGCCGGCGGCTATACGCGAATCGTAAAACTCGGCTGGCGAAAAGGCGATGGAGCCCCTCTGGCGCTCGTCGAGCTCG